Genomic DNA from Pigmentiphaga litoralis:
TAGCACAGGCTGGGTATCGTCAGCCCGATCATGACCCACAGGTCCAATGCCCGTTCGACCCGGTAGTACAGACCCATGAAGACGCCAAGCGGCACGCCGATCAGCATGGCGAGCACCAGACCGCCGATCACCCGCCAGAGCGTCATGCCCAGGTGGGTCATGACATTGCCTGCCGCAATGTCGGCGATCAGGGTCTGCGTGGTCAGCAGCGGACCCGGCAGGACTTCCGGTGTCATCAGCGCGGAAATGGCTGCCCATAACGCAATGGCGACCAGGACCGAAGCAAGTCGTATCTTCATGAGATCTCTCGGGAAACGGAAGGACGGGAATCGGATTGGCGATGGGCGACACGTTCCAGGCACGCGTTCGCCAGGTCATTGCAGCGGGTAAGCAGGGCAGTTTCATCGATGAAGGTCAGGCGCCGGTCCCGCATCCGGACGCTGCCGTCGACAATCACGTCGCGCACATCGGCGCCCCGCGCGCTGAAGACCAGGCAGGCATCCAGATTGGACGCCGGCGTCAGGTGCGGCTGGCGCAGATCCAGGGTGATCACGTCGGCGCGCTTGCCCACTTCCAGCGACCCGGTCTGATGGCTGATGCCCAGCGCCCGCGCGCCTTCGATCGTTGCCATGCGCAGGGCCCGCCGCGCGGGCAGCACGGACGGGTCCCCCACCGCGGTCTTGGCCGTGGCGCATGCATATTTCATGCTCTCGAACAGGTCCTGCCCGCAATTGGCGGCCGGTCCGTTCGTCGCCAGGCCACAGGTCACACCGGCATCCAGGAAGGGTTTCAGCGAAGGAAAGCCGGTGCCCCAGAACAGGCGGGTCTGCGGGTCGAGCACGACCGACGTGCCGGAGTCCACGAGCAGTTCGATTTCATGCGCCGACAGGTCGGACACGCCCACCGCCTGGACATCCGGTCCCAGGCATCCTGTTTCGTGCAGCAGTTCGACATTGCGGACAGGGCGGCCGTAATGACGGGCGATGACGCGGTTGAATTCCTGTGATTCCGCAACGTGCATGTGCAGCGGCAGGCCCAGGTCATTGGCCAGGGCACGCGTATGACGCAGCATGGATTCGTCCACCGCCCATGGCAGCAGGGGGCCGATCGCCAGACGCAGCCGGCCGTTGTCGGCGCCGTGCCAGTCCCGCGCCAGCGCGGTGACCCGGCGCGTCTGCTCCGCTGGCGTTTCCGCAAAGGCAGGGTCGAAATGGCGCGCCTCGAACGCGCGCGCCACCATGCCGCGCAGGCCTGCCTGGCGCATCGCTTCAAACGCAAGCGTCTCGGGGGAAAACGTGTCGGTCCGGGCCGCAAAAAGATTTTCCACGACCGTGGTGTTGCCGTTCTTCAGGTTTTCGACACATCCCAGCAACTGGGCATGCAGCATGGCTGCGTCGTCCATCGCAGCCATGACCGGCATCTGCCGATCCAGCCAGGTCAGCAGGTCGACATCAGTCGCCAGGGTCCTGCCGAAAATCATGCACAGGTGGGTGTGGCAATTGACCAGCCCCGGCATGACCGCTTTGCCGGTGGCATCCATCCGATCGGCATCGACCTGCTCGGGCAGTCCCGACCGCGGGCCGACATACAAAATGCGGTCATCTTCGATGAGCACACAGCCCGAGTCGAAGATGTCGTGTCGGTCATTGATGGTCAAGACCGTGCCGTTTTCGATCAGTAGGCGCGACATGGCGCTCCTTCAGGCAGGAAACAGGATCAGGCGGCGTTGGCGCGATGAAGCGGCGAGCCGGCGGCAACTTCGGTAATGTGGCGGGCGGCGGCCACCACATGCAGGACGGCCTGCTTGAGTGCGGCGTCCTGCAATCGGTAGGCGGGGGCGGCGATGGTGACGGCGCCGAGCAGGGCGCCCGATGGGAAGAACGCGGGCGCGGACACACTGCGCACCCCCGCTTCGATTTCGCCGTCGCTGATGGCGTACCCCTGGTCGCGGATGCGTTGCAGCAATTGCTCCAGCGTCTTGGGTTCTACCGCTGTCTGGTTGGGCAGGCGATGACGAGGCAGCATGCGTGCCCGTTCCGCATCGGTCATGTAGGCAAGGTGAACCTTGGCGGACGACCCGGCAAACAAAGGTGTGTTGCTGACGGGTTCGGCCGACACCCTGACCGCCTGCCGGCTTTCGACCGAGAGCGAGCAGAACACGCGGTCTCCCATTCGCGTCGTGAACAACGCGGTTTCACCGGTCGCCGCCGCCAGCTGGTTGATGTAGACCTCGGCAATCGCGGCCGACGATGCCGGGTCTTCGCAGGTCCGCACCAGATTCACGAAGCCGGACGCCAATCGGTAGGTGCCATTGCCATCGATGTCTTCGATCAGGCCCCTGTCGCGCAGAATCTGCAGATAGCGGTAGGTTGAACTGCGCGAGGTGCCGAACTTCCGGGCAATGGCGGATGCGGTCAGCACCACATCGGGTTTGACGAACGCCAGCCACATATCAACGATGCGTTCGAACGACGGGTACCGCGCATTGAGTTCGCTTCGATCAGTCATGGCCACTTCCTCTGGATTCCCGGAGCGTTGGACGTCGTGTACATCATGGAAGGAATGCCAGACGCAGAGCAACGGATAGTCCCACCCTGAGGGACTGAAGCGGGGTTTATTTCCAGCAGCCGCAAAAGATCGCGGCGTCGTGAATCAGCATGCAGGCGTGCGGGGGCCGGGCCTGTCTTTCCGCAGAAAGCAGGCCCGAAGCCGTCAAGGAACGGTCAGATGCGAAATTCGACGACGGCGGCGCCGCTGCCATACGACGGGCCGTAGCCGAGCGTTCGTGCACCCTGGAACCGGTCGCCGAGTGCGCCAAGAATCCAGTGAAGATGCTTGAACCCCATGTCGACCTTGGCCGCCTTGGCATAGGCAGGCGCCTGGGCCTTGACCGCGGCAAGATCGCCGCCTTCAAGCAGTCCCAGCATGTGGCGGTTGGCCGTGTCATCCGCTTCGGTCAGCAGATGGTCGGTCGCGATATCGATGTCTTCACGGAATGCCGAACCCGACAGTCCGCCTACGCCCACGACAGCGACCCGCTTGCCCTGTTCTGCGGCGCAGGCCACGGCGGCCGCGCCAAGCCGCGCCGTCATGTCCCCATCGTGGTAAAGGTTGTTGGACGTCAGGACCACCGGTGTCTTCGCATCCTTCAACAGATAGTGCGCGGCAACGATGGAGCCCGTATCGATCGGGAAGTGGTCGTAGTCGACGTCGCGGGACCGCACGCCAAACGCGGCCGTGGACGCAATGCACGCCTGCGCAAGCGCCGTGTCCACCTGGATATCAAACGGCAGCTTGCCGTACTCGTGCCAGTTCTCATCCACGTGGGAACCTGAAATGGCGGGCCGCGTCTGCCAGAGCTGATCGAGCACGGCGATCCACTGCGTGGAATACACCAGCACGACATCCGGCTTGCTCGCGGCAAGCGCCGCACCTGCCTGGCGGTAGGCGTCGGCCAGCGGACGCCACGGGGGATTGCTTTCGCGCAGCATGGGCAAGGGGGTGCCGGGCACCAGGAATGCACTCACTATCGTCATGACATTCTCTCTTGATGGGTGTCCGCAAGGGGTCAGGCGGGGATCGTTTCTACAGGCGCGGCAAGGCCGGCTTTGACCAGATTCCATTCCATGACGGCGTTGCCGGTGCCAATGACCGACCCGTAGCCATGCAGCTCGCCAGGAATGTTCGGATACCCCATCGCAGCAAACATCCAGGTCAGGGCGCCGGACTTCACTTCGGCAAAGGCTTCTTCGATAAATTGGGGCTGCAGCTTGAAGTAGTCATCCACTTTGCCCTGGCGCAGCATTTCAATGACACGCATGTCCCACTTGTAGCCCTCGAAGTTTTCCGGATGTTCCTTCGACATGTCTTCCGGGATCGCAGGCTCTTCGTGGAAATGCCAATGCGACAAGGTGTTCGAGGCAAGCAGCACCGCCCTGCGTCCTGTCTTTTCAATCGCGCGGCGAGTGGCCTTGCCCAGGATGTCCATCTCCTGCAGTCCTTCTTCGGTGTTCAGGTAATACGGCGAGTTGTTCGCCGAAATGCCCACCACGGGAATGTCCCACTGCGGCCGGATCATGTGCAGGGTCGTGATGGTCCCGTAGTCGACGCGAAAGTCCGGGTTGCGCATCATCTTTGCCACCAGTCCGCCTGCCCGCGCTTCGTCGCAGCACGCTTCGGCCAATTCGACATCGACATCCAGGCCGAACTCGTACCGGAACAGGTTGGGGAAAATGGGATCGACGGACTTGCCGGCCAGTCGTGGCACACCCAGAAAGTGGTGGCCGACCTGCGTCATCCAGTGGGGCGAGTGGACCAGCAATACGTCAGGTTTCAGCGCGTCCAGCGAAGCACGTGCGCGCTCGTAGGCCCAGCGCAGGGGCTCCCATCCTCCTTGCGAGCGGGGTTCGTTCTGCGGGGGATTTTCGCCATAGACCAGGTGCGGGGGATGCGGGGCAAGAAACCCGCCGATGATGGATCCTTGTTGCATGATGGCTCCTCGAAGTCGCTTGGCCGAGAAGGGGTATCAGGACAGCGGGGCAGCAAGCGATGACCCATTCTTTGCCGATGTGGGTCGGGCAACAAGGTCGAGTCCTCGATGGCGGGACTGGCCAGCACAAATTTTGCAAGGGAGGGGGAGTCGCACAGCGGGCGCTGGGCGGTTGCCGGGTCTGCCGCGATGGCAGACCCGGACAGGAAGTGGCGTACCGGGTCCTGCTGCTTACCGGCCCTGCGATTTCAGCAGCGCATCCAGACGCGGATACACGCGGCGGGCGTTGCCTTCGAAGATCATCTGGCGGGTGTCGGTCGTGATGTCGGTGTTGTCGACATAACGGCGGGTGTCGTCGAAGTAGTGGCCCGTGTCCGGGTCGATGCCGCGGACGGCGCCGATCATTTCGCTGGCGAACAGGATGTTTTCCGCCGGGATGACTTCGGTCAGCAGGTCGATGCCCGGCTGGTGGTAGACGCAGGTGTCAAAGAAGATGTTCTTGAGCAGGTGTTCGCGCGGCTCGGGCTTTTTCAGGGCCTGGGCCAGGCCGCGGAAGCGACCCCAGTGGTAGGGCACGGCGCCGCCGCCATGGGGGATGATGAAGCGCAGCGACGGAAAGTCCTTGAACAGGTCGGATTCCAGGCACTGCATGAAGGCGGTGGTGTCGGCGTTCAGGTAGTGGGCGCCGGTGGTGTGGAAGCACACGTTGCAGCTCTGGCTGACGTGGACCATGGCGGGCACGTCATATTCGACCAGCTTTTCGTACAGCGGGTACCACGAGCGGTCGCTCAGCGGCTTGCCGGTCCAGTGGCCGCCCGAAGGGTCCGGGTTCAGGTTGACGGCGACGTTGCGGAATTCTTCGATGCAACGGGTCAGTTCCGGAATGCAGGTGGCGACGTCCACGCCGGGGCTTTGCGGCAGCATGGCGGCGGGCACGAAGTGTTCGGGGAACAGTTCGGCCACGCGAAAGCAGATTTCATTGCAGATCGCGGCCCAGGTGGCGGACACCTGGAAGTCGCCGATGTGGTGCGCCATGAAGGACGCGCGCGGGCTGAAGATCGTCACGTCGTGGCCGCGCTCTTTCATGATCCGCAGCTGGTTGGTTTCGATCGATTCGCGCAGTTCGTCGTCGCTGATCTTCAGGTCGGCGGGGTTCGGCGGCGTCGTCTTGTTGTTGAAGGCGGCGACCTGCTGGTTGCGCCAGTCTTCAAGCGCTTTGGGGGCGGTGGTGTAGTGACCGTGGCAATCGATGATCATTGCGGGTTCCAGTAAAGATTCGCGGTGGGACTCATACGTACGCCATGTTGCAAGACGGTGCGACTAGCGGTCAAATATATGTTTTCGCGCCGACCCATATCGAAATTTGAATGGGTTATGCTGCACTGCAAGGCTTTCCGGGACAGCACGATGGATTTACGTCAACTGCGTTACTTCGTGGCCGTGGCCGAGGCCATGAGTTTTACGGTGGCCGCGCGCAATCTGAACATCAGCCAGCCGCCACTGAGCATGCACATTCGGGCGCTGGAAGATGCCCTGGGCACTCGCCTGTTCGACCGCACGCACCGCACCATTACCTTGACCGAAGCGGGCGTTGTCTTCCTGGAGCAGGCGCGGCTGACGCTAAGCCAGATGGAAAGCGCCGTGCGCCTGACCAAGCTGGCGGGGCAGGGCGAGACGGGATTGCTGCGGATTGCGTTTACCAATTCGGTTCCGCTGATCCCGGGCTTTGCCCAGCTGATCAAACGATTCCGCCGGCAGTACCCGCTTGCCCGTCTGGAAATCGTCCACATGCCGACCGGCCCGCAGCTGCGGGCGCTGGAAGACCGGAGCATCGACATTGGCCTGATGCGCCCCGCGCCGCAGTTCCAGCCGCCCGCGCACCTGCGCTTTGTCCAGCTGTGGAATAACGAATTGCGGGTCGTCATGCCCACGGACCACCCCCTGGCCGCCCTGAACCGCCCGCTGGCGATCAAGGAACTGGCCGACGAACCGCTGATCCTGTTCCCCCGAGACATCAGCTGCGGCCTGCACGAGCAGATCACCCAGCTGTTCAACGACGCCGGCACCGTCCCGCACCTGGGGCAGGAGGCCCGCGAAGCGGTCACCATCGTCGGGCTGGTGGCTGCTGGCGTGGGCATTTCGCTGCTGCCCGATGTGTACGCCAGCCTGCAGACCACCGGCATCCACTACGCCCGGCTTGCTGCGCGCACGACCAACTGTCCGCTTTTCCTGGCGCACCACAACGACAACCCGACCGACCTGGCAGCGAGGTTCGTCGCCTTGGCGCAATCCGAAATTGCGGCGGCTTCGCTTCAGCCAGGCAACGCGGCCCGGCCACGCGCCACCGAGGCTAACGAGCCGATTCCTGCGTAGTCGTAGGGGATCCGCCTGGCAGGCTGAATGTGGAATAAGCCCGCCCCAAAATCCGGCCCCTTCAAGACTTCCCGCCTCGAAGCAACCGGCCTCGAAGCAAACCGCCTCGAAGCAACTCGCCTCAAAACAGCCGCCTTAAAACAGCCCGCCGTCCACGAACAGCCCCGCCAGCAATTTCTTGACCGGCGCGGGCAACGCCGCATCCCCCGCCCGCGCCACGGGCATCCACCACCATTCGGCCTTGTCCAGTCCCGTACCAGGCGCGGCGCCATCGGCGGCAGCCGCCTCGTCCACCCGAACATGCCAGGGCGTCACATGCAGCTTGAAATGCGTGAACGTGTGCGAAAACACCGGCAATTCAAACGCTTCCTGCGCCTTCACTCCCAGCTCCCGCCAAGCCGCCTCGGCGCCCGACGCCAGCGCAAACTCCGGCAGACTCCACAGCCCACCCCAGATCCCGGGTGATGGCCGCATCTTCAACAGCACACACCCGTCACGCTCCAGCACCAGCATTCCGGTGTCCCGTTCCGGCGACTTTTTGCGCACCTTGGGCGTCGGCAAATCGTGCTGACGCGCTTCCCGCAGCGCCACGCACGTTCCCCGAACCGGGCACCGCCCGCAGTCTGGGGCCCCTCGCGTACAGACCGTCGCGCCCAGATCCATCAGCCCTTGCGTGTACGACCGCATGTCGTCCGCCGTCGTGCTGCTCACGACCGGCAGGTTTTCGCCCGCCAGTCCCCACATGATCAGTTCCACGGGCCGCTTCGACGGGTCGCCCTCGATCCCGAAGTGCCGCGCGAAGACCCGTTTCACGTTTCCATCCAGGATCGGGCTGCGCTCGCCATACGCAAACGCCGCAATGGCTGCCGCAGTGGATCGGCCAATGCCCGGCAGCGTCTCGATATCCGCCGCCGTGGGCGGAAATTGCCCGCCCCAGTTGGCCAGCACTTGCTGAGCACAGGCATGCAGGTTCCGCGCACGGGTGTAGTAGCCCAGCCCCGCCCACAGCTGCATGACGTCTTCGGCCGGCGCGCGCGCCAGGTCGGCCACGGTCGGAAAGGTGTCCAGGAAACGTTCGTAGTAAGGGATCACTGTCGCCACCTGCGTCTGCTGCAGCATGATTTCCGACAGCCAGATGCGATAGGGATCCTGCGTGTTCTGCCAGGGAAGGGCGTGGCGGCCATGCTGGCGCTGCCACGTGACGACGTGCTCGGAAAACGTGCTCATGGGATGGGGATAGAAAGCGGTGAAGAGAAGAATCGTGCAAGACGCCTTGGTCGGGACGCCGCGGGAACCAGGCAGACACGGCGCGGCCCGTCGCAAGGCGTCACGCCGCAGTGGTCCGGCGTTCGGGCCGTCATGGCTTCTGGCAGCGCGGGCAATAGTAGGTCGCCCGCTGACCCTGCACGATCTTGCGGATGGGCGTTGCGCATACCCGGCAGGGCAGCCCGGCCCGGTCATAGACGTAGGCCCCGATCTGGAAGTAGCCGGACTCGCCCCCCGCGCCGACATAATCCCGCAGCGAACTGCCGCCGGCTTCAATGGCGCTGCCCAGGGTGGCCTTGACTGCCTCGGCCAGCTTGTCATAACGCCTGGGCCCGATCTTGGATGCGATGGTCCGGGGGTGAATGCCCGCCCGAAACAGGCTTTCGGACGCGTAAATATTACCGACCCCGACCACGATATCCCCGCCCAGCAGCACTTGTTTCACCGCCTGCTTGCGGTTGCGCGTCAGCCGATGCAGCCATCCGCCATCAAACCTCGGGTCAAAGGGTTCGATTCCCAGGTGGCCCAGCAAAGGGTGAGTCAACACATCGCCGCTGGACGCCGGATGCCATAGCACCGCACCAAAACGCCGGGGATCGTGCAGCCGCAGCACCCCGCGGTCGAACACCCAGTCGACATGATCGTGTTTGCGCGGGGCTTCGTCCGGATGCACATGGCGCAGCGATCCGGACATGCCCAGGTGGACGATCATCGTGCCGGTCTCGAAGGGCAGCAGCAGATATTTGCCGCGCCGGGCCACCGCCGACACGCTGCGGCCGTCGACCTGCCGGGACAGGTCATCGGGAATCGGCCAGCGAAACCGGGATTCGCGAACCACCAGGCGACGCAGCACCTGGCCATCGACGGTCGGAGAGATACCGCGTCGTGTGACCTCGACTTCGGGGAGTTCTGGCATAGTTGTTGCTGGAGTTGTTTCCGGAATTACTGTGGGATTGAGGCGAAGGCAACGCCGGGCGACGCTGCAGGCCCGTCGATCGGGAACCGCGACAGGTCAGGCGAACCTGGGCTGCCATTGAACCGCCGGACGCGGCCGCGGTCCGATAGAACCTGCCGTGGACCCGCTATGCTGAACCCGTCCGCAAGTTGTCGACCCGCGTTATTGCACCTGCCGCGGCGGGACCCGTTACCGGACCGAAATGTGTCCGCGGCTGGAAACCAAGTGGGGCCTGATCGTCAGGAACCCAGTGCTAACATCCCCACTGTCGGGCTGGCGCCTCTGATGCGCCGAGGAATTGTGCCATGTTGTCAAACACGTATCGCAGGAAGTTGGCGGCACTCGGGCTGGGCCTGTTGGCAAGCACGATGGCCTTTGCACAGTCGGGGGGTGAAGAACCGTCCGACGGCTTCCTGGTGCCCGGATTGAGCGTGTCGCCCCAGGGGCCGCGCACCGGTGCGCCTAAGGCGCTGCCGCAAGTTGAACTGACTGGCGAAATCCTGTTCCAGGTCCTGGCTTCCGAAGTCGCCGCCCAGCGGGGCGCGCTGTCGGCCGCGACGGGCACGTCGCTGGAACTGGCCCGTTTCACCCGGGATCCCCGACTGGCGCGCCGCGCGGTGGAGTTCGCGCTGACTTCCGGCGACCTGGTGCGCGCGCTTGACGCCGCGCAGGTCTGGGTCGAACTGGATCCGGCCGATGTCGAAGCCCGCCAGACCTCGCTGTCGCTGGCTGCCGCCGCCGGCCGTATCGAAGGCCTGGGCGCCGCCTTGCGGTCGCGCATCGCCACGGCCAGTGCGGCCGAAAAGCCTGCTGCCATCGTCGAAGCCCGCCGGGTACTGGGCCGGCTGGAAGACCGCCGCCGCGCGCTCGACATTCTTGATGAAGCCCTGACCGACGTTCGCGAACTGCCGGAAGCCCGCATGGCCCTGGCCCGCGCCGCCGCTGCCGCGAACGACGCGCCGCGCGCTTTGCGCGAAGCCCGCGCCGCGCAGGCGGCCCAGCCGGATTCCGAAGCCGCCGCAGCCCTGGTGCTGCAGACCGGTATTGAAAGCGAGCCCGACAAGGTCATTGCCGCCACCCGCGCCTTCATTGCATCGCACCCCAAGGCTCGCGAACTGCGTGTGCTGCTGGTGCGCGCGCTGGCCCAGGTGCAGGACGTGGACGGTGCCCGCGCCGAACTCGATTCCATGTCGCGCGCCAATCCCGAAGACTTCGAAGTGCTGTACATGCAGGGCGCGCTGGCCTACCAGACGGGCCAGCTCGACGATGCCGAAAAGTACCTGAAGCAGTATTCGGCAATCGAAGACCAGCGCGCCGCCGCTGGCCAGCCCGTGCCGACGCCGCCTGAAGGCAACGCCGCCTTGCTGCTGCGTGTGCAGGTGGCCGAAGAACAGAAGCGCTACGACGACGCCTACGAGCTGTTGCAAGGCATTCAGGACCCGGCTGCCGCGTTCCCGGCCCGCCTGCGCCAGGCCGTGATCCGCGCCAAGCAGGGCCGTCTGGACGATGCCCGCAAGGTGCTGGCTATCCTGGACCCGCGCGACACCCGCGAAGGGGTGCAGGTCGCAATGACCGAATCGCAGATCCTGCGCGACGCGAACAAGATGGACGAGGCCACCAAGGTGCTGGCCGATGCCAACACCAAGTACCCCGACAACCCCGTGATCATGTACGACCTTGCCATGCTGAACGAGCGCGAAGGCAAGATCGCCGAGATGGAAACGCTGCTGCGCCGGGTGATCGCGGTCAAGCCGGATCATGCGCACGCCTACAACGCGCTGGGCTACTCGCTGGCCGACCGCAAGCTGCGTCTGCCTGAAGCCAAGGCGCTGGTGGAACGCGCCCTGAACCTGCAGCCTGATGACGCCTTCATCATCGACAGCATGGGGTGGGTCTATTACCGGATGGGCGACAACGCCAGGGCGCTGTCCTACCTGGAACGTGCCTACAGCCTGCGTCCCGACGCCGAAATCGCGATCCACCTGGGTGAAGTGCTGTGGGCCTCGGGCCAGCAGGACAAGGCCCGCCAGCTGTGGCGCGACGTCAGCCAGAAGGATCCGGGCAACGAAGCCCTGCGGACGACGCTGGCGCGCCTGGAGGCGACGCTTTGAAGGCAGGGGTGATGCGTTCGGCAGCAATGAGATCAAAGGCGTCGCGCTCTGGGGCGCCGCGCCAGCCGCTGATGCGTTCCGGGGGGCTGAAGCCCGGCACGGTGCGGTCGATAGCGAGGAGTTCCGTGAAGATCCGTTGCGCGAAGATCCGTTCCGGGCTGATGCGGCTTCTGTTCCCGGCAATTCTGATCGGCGCACTCTCTGCCTGCGCCGTGCCCGTTCCTATCCCTGTGCCTGGTGGCGCTTCAGAAGCGCCGACCGCCGCGGCTTTGTCCCGGGTCGGCCGATTCGCCCTGCGGGTCGATGAAGTCGGTGGCAAGCAGAACGCCGTGCAGGGCGGCTTTGCCTGGCGCGATGATGGCCAAAGCCTGGTGCTCGATCTGGTGTCGCCCCTCGGCGCAACGCTGGCCCGCGTTGAAGCCGGCCCGCAAGGCGCCATGCTGCGCGAAGCCAACGGCACCGAAACCCACGCATTGAATCCCGACGCGCTGGTTGCCCTGGTGCTTGGCAGCCGCATTCCGGTTGCCGGCATGCGCGACTGGCTGCGCGGCGCCTTGCCCGACAGCCCACCCGCCACGGTCACCGAAAAAGACGCCCAGGGCCGCCCCACGGCCTTCGAACAAGCCGGCTGGCAGGTGCAGGCGTCGCAGTACGACGCCGCCGGCCCGACGCGCATGGCCTTGCAGCGGCAAGAACCCACCGGGCAGAATGTCGACCTTCGGCTGGTGATCAACACGCCGTAGTCGTCTGGCGCCGTATTGCGTATGGGTCAGGCGCGGTCTGGCCTGATTGCCTTGACCGCGCAGCCATCCACTCCTGCTTCCGCACCCATGCCTTCTCTGCGCGACATTCCGGCCCCGGCCAAGATCAACCTGTTCCTGCACGTGACCGGCCGCCGCGCCGACGGCTATCACCTGCTGCAGACGGCGTTCCGCTTCATTGATCTGCAAGACACGCTGCACATTGCCACGCGCGATGACGGCCGCATCACACGCATCAATGACATTCCCGGTGTGCCCGAAGACGACGATCTGGTGATCCGCGCGGCCCGGTCCCTGCAGGCTGCAACGGGCTGCACGCTGGGTGCAGAAATCGAGCTGGTCAAAAATATTCCGATGGGCGGCGGATTGGGTGGGGGATCCAGCGACGCCGCATCCGTGCTGCTCGCTTTGAACCGTCTGTGGGACTGCGGATTGACGCGCGAACAACTGATGGAACTGGCGCTGCCGCTGGGCGCGGACGTGCCCGTGTTTGTGTTCGGCCGCAATGCGTTTGCCGAAGGCGTGGGCGAGCAATTGAGCCCGCTCAGCCTGCCGCCGCGTTGGTATGTGATCGTGCAGCCGGACGCCAGCGTGCCGACGCCAGAGATTTTTCGCGCCCCCGAGTTGACAAGGGATTCTGCTCCGGTCAGAATAGCGGACTTTTCTGGGAGCAGTACTTCTTCCAGTTTGAAGAACGACCTTGAGCCGGTCGCATTTGCCAGGTTCCCCGAAGTGGCCCGTATCGCGGGCGTGGTGAACGAAGTGTTGGCAAATGGGATGCAGTCCAACGTGCTCAGTCCAGGCCGCAAGGTCAGGATGTCCGGGTCGGGTGCATGTCTGTTCGTGGAATGCGACACGCCGGAACAGGCAAGCTGGGCGGTTGAACAAATCGCCGGTAGAATGCGCCAGCGCAGTAATGCTGAAGGTAGCAATGCTGAAAGCGCAGCAGTCGAAGAAAGCATGACCGATCTGCCCTACGTGAGGATCAACCGTGTATGTGCCGGCCTCGCTGTCCATCCCCTGCTAGAATGGGTGGCTTGAACAGATCGAATCATGAGGTAAAATAGCGATCGCGCTGATGAAAATCGCCGTCCGCTACACGCGATGTTTGCCGACACAGCCGGGAAACGTACGCTGCAAGTTTTTACGGCCTTGATGAAGTTTGCTTGATCAGGGCCAAGTGTTGGGGAGTCGCCAAGCTGGTTAAGGCACCGGATTTTGATTCCGGCATGCGAAGGTTCGAATCCTTCTTCCCCAGCCACCGCTCTTGACCGAAAAGCTGTTGATGCCCTCGGATCACTCCGTTGGTATCAACAGCTTTGTTGTTTTGTCGATCGGCTCCTAGAGCCATAGCCACGGGCGATGCGTCATGGCGCAAGAAAATTTCATGATTTTCACGGGGACGGCCAATCCCCGGCTGGCAGCAGACGTTGCCAGCCATCTTGGCATGCCACTGGGCAAGATGAGCGTAGGTCGGTTCTCCGACGGCGAAGTCATGGTGGAGATCAACGAAAACGTCCGCGGTAAAGACGTCTTCGTTCTGCAGCCCACCTGTGCCCCGACGAACGACAACCTCATGGAAATCATGGTGATGGTCGACGCCCTGCGTCGGGCATCCGCGGGTCGTATCACGGCAGCCATCCCTTACTTCGGTTATGCCCGTCAAGACCGCCGCCCGCGCTCCGCGCGTGTTGCGATCTCGGCCAAGGTCGTTGCCAACATGCTCCAGGTCGTCGGTGTCGACCGCGTGTTGACGATGGACCTGCATGCCGACCAGATCCAGGGCTTCTTCGATATCCCGGTCGACAACATCTATGCCGCCCCGATCCTGCTGGGCGACATCTGGAAGCGCAATCTGGCCAACCTGATCGTCGTGTCTCCGGACGTCGGCGGCGTGGTGCGGGCCCGGGCGCTGGCCAAG
This window encodes:
- a CDS encoding tRNA U-34 5-methylaminomethyl-2-thiouridine biosynthesis protein, which produces MTIVSAFLVPGTPLPMLRESNPPWRPLADAYRQAGAALAASKPDVVLVYSTQWIAVLDQLWQTRPAISGSHVDENWHEYGKLPFDIQVDTALAQACIASTAAFGVRSRDVDYDHFPIDTGSIVAAHYLLKDAKTPVVLTSNNLYHDGDMTARLGAAAVACAAEQGKRVAVVGVGGLSGSAFREDIDIATDHLLTEADDTANRHMLGLLEGGDLAAVKAQAPAYAKAAKVDMGFKHLHWILGALGDRFQGARTLGYGPSYGSGAAVVEFRI
- a CDS encoding IclR family transcriptional regulator, whose product is MTDRSELNARYPSFERIVDMWLAFVKPDVVLTASAIARKFGTSRSSTYRYLQILRDRGLIEDIDGNGTYRLASGFVNLVRTCEDPASSAAIAEVYINQLAAATGETALFTTRMGDRVFCSLSVESRQAVRVSAEPVSNTPLFAGSSAKVHLAYMTDAERARMLPRHRLPNQTAVEPKTLEQLLQRIRDQGYAISDGEIEAGVRSVSAPAFFPSGALLGAVTIAAPAYRLQDAALKQAVLHVVAAARHITEVAAGSPLHRANAA
- the cnbCb gene encoding 2-aminophenol 1,6-dioxygenase subunit beta, whose product is MQQGSIIGGFLAPHPPHLVYGENPPQNEPRSQGGWEPLRWAYERARASLDALKPDVLLVHSPHWMTQVGHHFLGVPRLAGKSVDPIFPNLFRYEFGLDVDVELAEACCDEARAGGLVAKMMRNPDFRVDYGTITTLHMIRPQWDIPVVGISANNSPYYLNTEEGLQEMDILGKATRRAIEKTGRRAVLLASNTLSHWHFHEEPAIPEDMSKEHPENFEGYKWDMRVIEMLRQGKVDDYFKLQPQFIEEAFAEVKSGALTWMFAAMGYPNIPGELHGYGSVIGTGNAVMEWNLVKAGLAAPVETIPA
- a CDS encoding amidohydrolase family protein, encoding MSRLLIENGTVLTINDRHDIFDSGCVLIEDDRILYVGPRSGLPEQVDADRMDATGKAVMPGLVNCHTHLCMIFGRTLATDVDLLTWLDRQMPVMAAMDDAAMLHAQLLGCVENLKNGNTTVVENLFAARTDTFSPETLAFEAMRQAGLRGMVARAFEARHFDPAFAETPAEQTRRVTALARDWHGADNGRLRLAIGPLLPWAVDESMLRHTRALANDLGLPLHMHVAESQEFNRVIARHYGRPVRNVELLHETGCLGPDVQAVGVSDLSAHEIELLVDSGTSVVLDPQTRLFWGTGFPSLKPFLDAGVTCGLATNGPAANCGQDLFESMKYACATAKTAVGDPSVLPARRALRMATIEGARALGISHQTGSLEVGKRADVITLDLRQPHLTPASNLDACLVFSARGADVRDVIVDGSVRMRDRRLTFIDETALLTRCNDLANACLERVAHRQSDSRPSVSREIS
- a CDS encoding amidohydrolase family protein — encoded protein: MIIDCHGHYTTAPKALEDWRNQQVAAFNNKTTPPNPADLKISDDELRESIETNQLRIMKERGHDVTIFSPRASFMAHHIGDFQVSATWAAICNEICFRVAELFPEHFVPAAMLPQSPGVDVATCIPELTRCIEEFRNVAVNLNPDPSGGHWTGKPLSDRSWYPLYEKLVEYDVPAMVHVSQSCNVCFHTTGAHYLNADTTAFMQCLESDLFKDFPSLRFIIPHGGGAVPYHWGRFRGLAQALKKPEPREHLLKNIFFDTCVYHQPGIDLLTEVIPAENILFASEMIGAVRGIDPDTGHYFDDTRRYVDNTDITTDTRQMIFEGNARRVYPRLDALLKSQGR